Proteins from a single region of Sediminitomix flava:
- a CDS encoding DUF4919 domain-containing protein, with protein MRFLVLVFLLTSFINYVKAQDYIDFDYHRDYQNILKESKVDSSSINFTSLFNRFLKGDSTLTNYEMIAMQIGYTDNENYWPYQDIMPEREVWSLNEAGKYKEAIKTCEQILLSNPFNILANREKSYAFKKLNQADSASIYFDRFDKIVTSYLSTGNGTSYENSIFVMSPADGQWIIKLAFQSGICYMGSGRDEQGYFHDILGLKMEEDSDDCINLYFNIAHASKRMFGPEMSEDLESLIEEETTEDKKIKKRKRRKNRKKKNS; from the coding sequence ATGAGATTTTTAGTTTTAGTATTTCTTCTTACTTCATTCATAAACTATGTAAAGGCTCAAGATTATATTGATTTTGATTATCATCGTGATTATCAAAATATTCTTAAAGAGTCTAAGGTTGATTCATCATCCATTAATTTCACCTCTCTTTTCAATCGATTTTTAAAAGGTGATTCAACTTTGACTAATTATGAAATGATAGCCATGCAAATTGGATACACTGATAACGAAAACTATTGGCCCTATCAAGATATTATGCCAGAAAGAGAAGTTTGGAGTTTAAATGAAGCAGGTAAATATAAAGAGGCAATTAAGACTTGTGAGCAAATTCTATTAAGTAATCCATTCAATATTCTTGCAAACCGAGAAAAAAGTTATGCATTCAAAAAATTAAACCAAGCTGATAGTGCATCCATTTACTTTGACCGTTTTGACAAAATTGTTACTAGCTACCTTTCAACAGGAAATGGAACATCATATGAAAACTCTATTTTCGTAATGTCTCCTGCTGACGGACAATGGATAATCAAACTAGCTTTCCAAAGTGGTATTTGTTATATGGGATCAGGTAGAGATGAACAAGGTTATTTTCATGATATCTTAGGTCTTAAAATGGAAGAAGATTCTGACGATTGTATAAACCTTTACTTTAATATAGCTCATGCTTCAAAAAGAATGTTTGGACCAGAGATGAGTGAAGATCTTGAATCTCTGATAGAAGAAGAGACAACTGAAGACAAAAAAATTAAAAAGAGAAAAAGAAGAAAAAACAGAAAGAAGAAAAACTCCTAG
- a CDS encoding thioredoxin family protein, with translation MFRKLLIVTALLCVSLASQASVKWVHSFETGLKLAQAQNKLVIVDFYADWCGPCKLMDREVWSDEKVEAVSANFIAIKVDIDRSATVASRYSVKAIPEILILNAWGEKLHNTTGYRTVGQMESLLKSYPNDVTNINVALTSYFDNEKSLSAIESVGSAYAEKISTLKSTGQRSFLTQSNQFFSKGMKIAKKAKDEDKMNHFALLKIYNKLLIGQCKSVIKSVGKLKNLSGENEHFANYLLARACWNTGDKSSSELYAKKVEAYEGQSELKDKLKQDLLQ, from the coding sequence ATGTTTAGAAAACTTCTTATTGTTACTGCTTTATTATGTGTATCCTTAGCTTCCCAAGCTTCTGTGAAATGGGTACATTCTTTTGAGACTGGTTTAAAGTTAGCGCAAGCTCAGAATAAGCTTGTGATTGTAGATTTCTACGCAGATTGGTGTGGGCCTTGCAAATTGATGGATAGAGAGGTGTGGTCTGACGAAAAGGTGGAAGCTGTGAGTGCTAATTTTATTGCAATTAAAGTTGATATTGATAGAAGTGCTACTGTAGCCTCAAGATATTCTGTCAAGGCGATTCCAGAAATATTGATCTTAAATGCCTGGGGGGAAAAACTTCATAATACAACAGGTTATAGAACTGTTGGCCAGATGGAAAGTTTGTTGAAGTCTTACCCAAATGATGTAACGAACATAAACGTAGCCCTAACATCTTATTTCGATAATGAAAAAAGTCTTTCAGCTATAGAGAGTGTAGGTTCTGCATATGCTGAAAAAATAAGTACTTTAAAAAGTACGGGACAACGCTCTTTTTTAACTCAAAGTAACCAGTTCTTCTCGAAAGGGATGAAGATTGCAAAAAAAGCAAAAGATGAAGATAAAATGAATCATTTTGCGCTTCTAAAAATTTACAATAAGTTACTGATAGGGCAGTGTAAATCAGTTATAAAATCTGTGGGGAAACTTAAAAATCTTAGTGGTGAAAATGAGCATTTTGCTAATTATCTTTTAGCAAGGGCTTGTTGGAATACAGGTGATAAATCTTCTTCAGAGTTATACGCTAAAAAGGTTGAAGCATATGAAGGTCAATCAGAGTTGAAAGATAAATTGAAGCAAGATCTCTTACAATAG